In Pseudodesulfovibrio hydrargyri, a single window of DNA contains:
- a CDS encoding glutamate synthase-related protein, producing the protein MLAERPITPATLSRKDLPWQIKWDINTCTKCGRCTSVCPVNAIELGVFRKRDVKPPMGLSAKPTTEFSTFYGIRQRTDPAYACIGCAMCNMVCPNNAIEPSRQYDSTTLQFHNNRGGQPRTRGGRRNSSESLLDQIKFIRISMLTDPALDAGRHEFDVRTLLGRVLSPEAEIKCFRENGWKPPVREIYPLVIGGMSFGALSPNMWEGLQMGVAYLNEEMNMPVRISTGEGGCPPRLLRSRFLKYVILQIASGYFGWDEIIHAIPEMKEDPCAIEIKYGQGAKPGDGGLLMWYKVNKLIAAIRGVPSGVSLPSPPTHQTKYSIEEAVAKMIQSMSMAWGFRVPVYPKISASSTSLAVLNNLVRNPYAAGLAIDGEDGGTGAAYNVSMNHMGHPIASNLRDCYKALCVAGAQNEIPLIAGGGIGKHGNLAANAAALIMLGASMVQVGKYVMQAGAGCLGSEKDRCNVCNIGVCPKGITSQDPRVYRRLDPEKVAERVVDFYLSFDTELRKVIAPLGRSTSLPVGMSDALGISDKDAADRLDIKYVI; encoded by the coding sequence ATGCTCGCAGAAAGACCCATTACGCCAGCAACTTTAAGCCGCAAGGACCTGCCCTGGCAGATCAAGTGGGACATCAACACCTGCACCAAGTGCGGCCGGTGTACCTCGGTCTGTCCGGTCAACGCCATTGAGTTGGGCGTGTTCCGCAAGCGGGACGTCAAGCCGCCCATGGGGCTGTCGGCCAAACCGACCACGGAATTCTCCACCTTTTACGGCATCCGCCAGCGGACCGACCCGGCCTACGCCTGCATCGGCTGCGCCATGTGCAACATGGTCTGCCCGAACAACGCCATCGAACCGAGCCGCCAGTACGACTCCACCACGCTCCAGTTTCACAACAACCGGGGCGGCCAGCCCAGGACGCGCGGCGGCCGCAGGAACAGTTCCGAGTCCCTGCTGGACCAGATCAAGTTCATCCGCATCTCCATGCTCACCGACCCGGCGCTCGACGCGGGCCGCCACGAGTTCGACGTGCGTACGCTGCTCGGCCGGGTGCTCTCGCCCGAGGCCGAGATCAAGTGCTTCCGCGAAAACGGCTGGAAACCGCCGGTCCGGGAGATTTATCCCCTGGTCATCGGCGGCATGTCCTTCGGCGCGCTCTCCCCGAACATGTGGGAAGGGTTGCAGATGGGCGTGGCCTACCTGAACGAGGAAATGAACATGCCGGTGCGCATCAGCACGGGCGAGGGCGGCTGTCCGCCGCGCCTGCTGCGCTCCCGCTTCCTCAAGTACGTCATCCTGCAGATCGCCTCGGGCTATTTCGGCTGGGACGAGATCATCCACGCCATCCCCGAGATGAAGGAAGATCCCTGCGCCATCGAGATCAAGTACGGCCAGGGCGCCAAGCCCGGCGACGGCGGCCTGCTCATGTGGTACAAGGTCAACAAGCTCATCGCGGCCATCCGCGGCGTGCCGTCCGGGGTCTCCCTGCCCAGCCCGCCGACCCATCAGACCAAGTACTCCATCGAGGAGGCCGTGGCCAAGATGATCCAGTCCATGTCCATGGCCTGGGGCTTCCGCGTGCCGGTCTACCCGAAGATCTCGGCGTCCTCCACTTCGCTCGCCGTGCTCAACAACCTGGTCCGCAACCCTTACGCGGCGGGCTTGGCCATCGACGGCGAGGACGGCGGCACGGGCGCGGCCTACAACGTGTCCATGAACCACATGGGGCATCCCATCGCCTCCAACCTGCGCGACTGCTACAAGGCGCTGTGCGTGGCCGGGGCCCAGAACGAGATTCCGCTCATCGCGGGCGGCGGCATCGGCAAGCACGGCAACCTGGCCGCCAACGCCGCGGCCCTGATCATGCTCGGGGCCTCCATGGTCCAGGTCGGCAAGTACGTCATGCAGGCCGGCGCGGGCTGTCTCGGTTCCGAGAAGGACCGCTGCAACGTCTGCAACATCGGCGTCTGCCCCAAGGGCATCACCTCCCAGGACCCGAGAGTCTACCGCCGCCTCGACCCCGAAAAGGTCGCCGAACGGGTGGTCGACTTCTATCTGAGCTTCGACACGGAACTGCGCAAGGTCATCGCACCGCTCGGCCGGTCCACGTCCCTGCCCGTCGGCATGTCCGACGCGCTCGGCATCTCGGACAAGGACGCGGCGGACCGTCTGGACATCAAGTACGTCATTTAA
- a CDS encoding DUF922 domain-containing protein produces the protein MQHVPSRRLRRFIPAALALSLLLLAAPALADVVRTVSTEYYMVEGTEPTTIILNLKRSSPLNEGNKTYQANTRTYIRTTYNIEQRGDTCRITNVVVYLHLTYLYPKLKHSVDFETRKWWRGFYRQLEKHELIHGEISTKAAHKLSDTLENLKTGDCHNIKSTAKVKARRILEQMKKDQVSYDALTQHGFKQQRNMGRYP, from the coding sequence ATGCAGCATGTTCCCTCCCGCCGCCTCCGGCGATTCATCCCGGCCGCGTTGGCCCTCTCCCTGCTCCTCCTGGCCGCGCCGGCCCTGGCCGACGTGGTGCGCACGGTGTCCACCGAATACTACATGGTGGAAGGGACCGAGCCGACGACCATCATCCTCAATCTCAAACGCAGCTCCCCCCTGAACGAGGGGAACAAGACGTACCAGGCCAACACGCGCACGTACATTCGGACCACCTACAACATCGAGCAGCGCGGGGATACCTGCCGGATCACCAACGTCGTCGTCTATCTGCACCTGACCTATCTCTACCCCAAGCTCAAGCACAGCGTGGACTTCGAGACCCGAAAGTGGTGGCGCGGTTTCTACCGCCAACTCGAAAAGCACGAACTCATTCACGGCGAAATATCCACCAAGGCGGCCCACAAGTTGAGCGACACCCTGGAGAACCTCAAAACCGGCGACTGTCACAACATCAAGAGCACCGCCAAGGTCAAGGCCCGCCGCATTCTGGAACAAATGAAAAAGGACCAGGTGTCCTACGACGCCCTCACCCAACACGGATTCAAACAGCAAAGGAATATGGGACGCTATCCTTAA
- a CDS encoding FAD-dependent oxidoreductase codes for MAKKIRIDGHENGVRVESRILEERIQAAVRQGARRLEIDAMGQHGLGGRLWISKDEPISVTITGSPGQRIGSKGFPGTTIEVMGPASDDVAWLNAGAEVVVHGNASNGVCNAMAQGKVFIAGNIGSRGMTMTKTNPRFDPPELWILGSVGDYFAEFMAGGTAVVCGHEGQNPKNVLGYRPCVGMVGGRIFVRGPIDGFSQADALMEPIDDETWAWLTKNIEEFLKKIKRSRLLKRLTRREEWQLIRAKTPFEKKGKVRRAMHDFRVNTWDAELGKGGIIGDLTDLDRSPIPLVVHGDLRRKVPVWENRKYMAPCQASCPTGMPVQKRWQLVRDGLVDEAVDLALAYTPFPATVCGYLCPNLCMEGCTRSTQQHMAAVDITKLGREGHKSKVPDLPPLSGKRVAVIGGGPAGISVAWQIRMKGHEAVVYDMAKTLGGKITSAIPYSRVPKEVVEKEVERAAKVIPHVHLQQELKAKEFVELQQEYDFVILAIGAQKPRIIPVPGHERIYPALTFLKDAKAGTAEIGKKLVIIGAGNVGCDVATMAASVGAEDITLIDIQEPASFGKERKEAEAVGARFKWPCFTKEITDKGVLLQSGELLEADTVIMSIGDQPDVDFLPDTIALDRGHVVVNDDYQTTDSRVFAIGDAVRPGLLTHAIGHGRRAAEVIDDIFNNRRPQSDTRDMIDYTRMTLEYFDPRVIEFSDANQCGAECSSCGSCRDCYICDTLCPQNAIKRNELPDGGFERVVDPDKCIACGFCADACPCGIWDMKNPAPME; via the coding sequence ATGGCTAAGAAAATACGCATAGACGGGCACGAGAACGGTGTCCGCGTGGAATCCCGCATCCTGGAGGAACGCATCCAGGCGGCGGTCCGGCAGGGCGCGCGCCGACTGGAGATCGACGCCATGGGCCAACACGGCCTGGGCGGCCGACTCTGGATTTCCAAGGACGAGCCCATTTCCGTGACCATCACCGGTTCCCCGGGCCAGCGCATCGGCTCCAAGGGCTTCCCGGGCACGACCATCGAGGTCATGGGCCCGGCCTCGGACGACGTGGCCTGGCTCAACGCGGGCGCGGAGGTCGTCGTCCACGGCAACGCCTCCAACGGCGTGTGCAACGCCATGGCGCAGGGCAAGGTCTTCATCGCGGGCAACATCGGCTCGCGCGGCATGACCATGACCAAGACCAACCCCCGTTTCGACCCGCCCGAACTGTGGATCCTGGGCTCGGTGGGCGACTACTTCGCAGAGTTCATGGCCGGCGGCACGGCCGTGGTCTGCGGCCACGAGGGCCAGAACCCCAAGAACGTGCTCGGCTATCGCCCTTGCGTGGGTATGGTCGGCGGCCGCATCTTCGTGCGCGGCCCCATCGACGGATTCTCCCAGGCCGACGCGCTCATGGAGCCCATCGACGACGAGACCTGGGCCTGGCTGACCAAAAACATCGAGGAATTCCTCAAGAAGATTAAGCGCTCCCGCCTGCTCAAGCGGCTGACCCGCCGCGAGGAGTGGCAGCTCATCCGGGCCAAGACCCCCTTTGAGAAAAAGGGCAAGGTCCGCAGGGCCATGCACGACTTCCGGGTCAATACCTGGGACGCGGAACTGGGCAAGGGCGGTATCATCGGCGACCTGACCGATCTGGACCGTTCACCCATCCCGCTCGTGGTCCACGGCGATCTGCGCCGCAAGGTGCCCGTGTGGGAGAACCGCAAATACATGGCCCCGTGCCAGGCCAGCTGCCCCACGGGCATGCCCGTGCAGAAGCGCTGGCAGCTCGTCCGCGACGGGCTGGTGGACGAGGCCGTGGATCTGGCGCTGGCCTACACGCCGTTCCCGGCCACGGTCTGTGGCTACCTCTGTCCCAACCTGTGCATGGAGGGCTGTACCCGGTCCACCCAGCAGCATATGGCCGCCGTGGATATCACCAAGCTCGGCAGGGAAGGGCACAAGTCCAAGGTCCCGGACCTGCCGCCCCTGTCCGGCAAGCGCGTGGCCGTCATCGGCGGCGGCCCGGCCGGCATCTCCGTGGCCTGGCAGATCCGCATGAAGGGGCACGAGGCCGTGGTCTACGACATGGCCAAGACCCTGGGTGGCAAGATCACCTCGGCCATCCCCTACAGCCGCGTTCCCAAGGAAGTGGTGGAAAAGGAAGTCGAGCGCGCCGCCAAGGTCATCCCCCACGTGCACCTGCAACAGGAGCTCAAGGCCAAGGAGTTCGTGGAACTCCAGCAGGAATACGACTTCGTCATCCTGGCCATCGGTGCCCAGAAGCCGCGCATCATCCCGGTGCCCGGCCACGAGCGCATCTACCCGGCTCTGACCTTCCTCAAGGACGCCAAGGCGGGTACCGCCGAGATCGGCAAGAAGCTGGTCATCATCGGCGCGGGCAACGTGGGCTGCGACGTGGCCACCATGGCCGCCTCCGTGGGTGCCGAGGACATCACCCTCATCGACATCCAGGAACCCGCCTCCTTCGGCAAGGAACGCAAGGAGGCCGAGGCCGTGGGCGCGCGCTTCAAGTGGCCCTGCTTTACCAAGGAGATCACGGACAAGGGCGTTCTGCTGCAATCCGGCGAACTGCTCGAGGCGGACACGGTCATCATGTCCATCGGCGACCAGCCGGACGTGGACTTCCTGCCCGACACCATCGCCCTGGATCGCGGCCACGTGGTCGTCAACGACGACTACCAGACCACGGACTCCCGCGTCTTCGCCATCGGCGACGCCGTCCGTCCCGGGCTGCTGACCCATGCCATCGGCCACGGCCGACGCGCGGCCGAGGTCATCGACGACATCTTCAACAACCGTCGTCCGCAGTCCGACACCCGCGACATGATCGATTACACGCGCATGACGCTGGAGTACTTCGACCCGCGCGTCATCGAGTTCAGCGACGCCAACCAGTGCGGCGCGGAATGCTCCAGCTGCGGCTCCTGCCGCGACTGCTACATCTGCGACACCCTCTGTCCGCAAAACGCCATCAAGCGCAACGAGTTGCCCGACGGCGGCTTCGAACGAGTGGTCGACCCGGACAAGTGCATCGCCTGCGGCTTCTGCGCCGACGCCTGCCCCTGCGGCATCTGGGACATGAAAAACCCGGCCCCCATGGAATAA